Sequence from the Bacillota bacterium genome:
GGTAGACGTTCTCCTGCATCTTCAGTTCCATGATGGCCCTGGGAACGTCCAGATCTTCGGCCTTGGAGAGCAGGTCCCGCAGGTTGACCTCCTGGCCCTGCAGGCGTTGAACGATCAGCTCGAAGCCGGCCTGCCTGGCACCCACCCGGTCCAGGGCCTGGAGAACATCGTCGAGAGCATTATCGAGGTCGGTTAGATCCTGGCCGGACAGCTGCGCAACGTTTCCGGTGCTGAGATCCCCACGGATTCGGCTCAGGGTGGCGAAAAGGCCCGTGGTGATGGGTCCGGGGATTCCATCATGGCCAAACGCCGACGCACCCGAGATGTTAACCTCCTGGGTAACGCCCGCACCGACCTCGTAGGAGAACGGATCAGGGTTTCCGCTGAATGAGACCTCTGTCACATAACCGTCCGCGTCCGTACCGGAAATAGCGTAGGGAGTCGCCTGCGTTGCGGTCCCGCCGAAAACGTAACGTCCACCGTGGGTTGTATTCGCCACCTGCACGGCGTGGCGCAGGAGCTGATCCATCTCCCGAGCCAGGGCCTCACGGTCGTCATCGGGGAGATCTCCCCTGGCCCCCTGAATTGTCAACTCCCGTGCCCGGTGCAGGGTAGCCGCCATGTCCTGCAGGGCCGAGTCGGTGGCTTCAAGCCAGCCGACGGCCGACTGCGCGTTTTTCAGGTACTGCTGGTTCTCCAGGACGGCGGAGTGCAGTCGCATGGCGGTGGTGGCCGAGGCGGGGTTATCCGAGGGAAAGATGACCTCCTTGCCGGCGGACAGGTGG
This genomic interval carries:
- the flgL gene encoding flagellar hook-associated protein FlgL, whose translation is MRISSRQIVDNVLVNLQRNYARLDRLQNHLSAGKEVIFPSDNPASATTAMRLHSAVLENQQYLKNAQSAVGWLEATDSALQDMAATLHRARELTIQGARGDLPDDDREALAREMDQLLRHAVQVANTTHGGRYVFGGTATQATPYAISGTDADGYVTEVSFSGNPDPFSYEVGAGVTQEVNISGASAFGHDGIPGPITTGLFATLSRIRGDLSTGNVAQLSGQDLTDLDNALDDVLQALDRVGARQAGFELIVQRLQGQEVNLRDLLSKAEDLDVPRAIMELKMQENVYRLALASGARIIQPTLLDFLR